One part of the Humulus lupulus chromosome 9, drHumLupu1.1, whole genome shotgun sequence genome encodes these proteins:
- the LOC133801329 gene encoding CASP-like protein 5B2, producing MKQLVGRPGSGSGLVLRLGQVACAAASIGIMVSANGFATFTAFCYLIASMGLQVLWSLGLACLDVYALRRKRDLQNPILVSLFVVGDWVTATLSLAAASSSAGIVVLYAKDMNFCTSKFHLPCNNFQISVALAFLTWALIALSSYVMFWILLTSV from the exons ATGAAGCAGTTGGTAGGGAGACCGGGTTCTGGGAGTGGGTTAGTACTCCGATTAGGGCAAGTTGCTTGTGCTGCTGCTTCCATCGGAATCATGGTCTCTGCTAATGGCTTCGCTACTTTTACTGctttttg CTACTTGATTGCATCAATGGGGCTTCAAGTTTTGTGGAGCTTAGGACTGGCATGTCTTGATGTTTATGCTTTGAGGAGAAAGAGGGACCTCCAAAATCCAATCCTAGTCAGCCTGTTTGTTGTTGGAGATTGG GTTACAGCTACACTATCACTGGCTGCTGCAAGCTCATCAGCAGGGATTGTAGTTCTATATGCAAAAGACATGAATTTCTGCACGTCTAAGTTTCACCTCCCATGCAATAACTTTCAGATTTCTGTTGCCTTGGCCTTCCTCACATGGGCCCTAATTGCCTTATCATCTTATGTGATGTTTTGGATCTTATTAACCTCAGTTTAA